The following nucleotide sequence is from Prosthecodimorpha staleyi.
GTCCGCCGGTGAGCCCGATCGCCGCGACAAGACCGCCGAGGAAGCCGCGCGACGATGCAAATTCAGGGTGGTCGAGCAGGTGTTCGGCGGCGATCACCCGGCGGGCGAGATCGCGCGAGGTGATCAGCTGGACCTGGCTGACGACGCCTTCCTGGTCGAGAAGGGCGCGGTCCTGCTCGGCCGTGCGCTGGTCGTTGGTGCGCAGCACGAGCGGCCGGGATTCGATCAGCAGACGCGCCTCGGCCTTGTAGCGCGGCGCCATCAGGCTGACGCCGACGAAGGTTGCGACCGCCACCAGGAGGACGATCGGAACGATCCAAAGCTTCGCCCGCCAGAGCGCACTCAGGATCCCGCCGAGATCGATCGACGGCTCTTCCGGCTGTTGGGCGACATTCATGGACACCGAGGACTCCCGCACGCTCCTTGTCCGGGACTTTGCGCCGACAGGGTAACCGGTGGGTTAACGTTCGGGTCGGTCGGCAACACGCGATTGACCATAGTGGCGCGGCTTTCAACCTTTCTTAACCATGACCGGGCAGTTTGGCGGCAGGTTCAGACGGGTCATCATGTCATGGGTTGGCACCGCGCCATTGCTGTTTCGCTGTCACTGGCGCTCGCCGGATGCGCCGGCTACGTGCCGCCGCCGCCCGCCTTCCATGCCGTGCTCAACGAACCCTATCGCTTCGATTCCGGTGATCGTCTGCGCATTACCGTGTTCGAGCAGCCGAGCCTGACCAACAGCTATGTGGTCGACCAGGCCGGCTATATCGCCTTCCCGCTGGTCAATCTCGTGCCGGCGCGCGGCCGCACCGCCGACCAGCTCGCCGCCGAACTCGGCCTGAAGCTCCGCAACGGCTTCCTGCGCAACCCGGACGTCTCGGTCGAGGTCGACCAGTATCGCCCGTTCTTCGTGATGGGTGAGGTGCGCAATGCCGGCCAGTATCCCTATGTGCCGGGCATGACCGCGCAGAATGCAATCGCCATCGCGGGCGGCTTCACGGCCCGCGGCAACCAGTCGGCCGTCGACATCACCCGGCAGATCAACGGCGAGGTCATGACCGGCCGCGTGCCGACCTCGGACCCGATCCGCGCCGGCGATACGATCTATGTCCGCGAGCGCCTGTTCTGACCCCTGCCCGACCCTGCCGGACGAAGAGACCGTCCGTCTCGAAATCAACGAACGATCGCAAACACCATCCTCATGATCTCATAGGTGCCCGGCACCGATCCCGGATCGCATCGGACGTTGTCCGGGCAGAGCGGGGTCGTATTGATGATATACGACCCGAACCAAAGCCCCTTTTCGACCCGGACGCCTCGACTTTCTCGGATCGCCTCTCCGTGCGGATCCTCGCCGAAAGCAAAGAGGTCCATGTTCGACGTCTGGGGAACCCTCAGCAGGACCATGGCGATGACATAACCGGGCCAGTCCGGCCGGCGCACCGCAGCGCGGATATAGGGATCGGCGTTCTGGGCCGCGATGACCAGTGGAATTCCGGTCGACAGCGGTTGCGAATTCGAAAAC
It contains:
- a CDS encoding polysaccharide biosynthesis/export family protein, with the translated sequence MGWHRAIAVSLSLALAGCAGYVPPPPAFHAVLNEPYRFDSGDRLRITVFEQPSLTNSYVVDQAGYIAFPLVNLVPARGRTADQLAAELGLKLRNGFLRNPDVSVEVDQYRPFFVMGEVRNAGQYPYVPGMTAQNAIAIAGGFTARGNQSAVDITRQINGEVMTGRVPTSDPIRAGDTIYVRERLF